The Anopheles coluzzii chromosome 2, AcolN3, whole genome shotgun sequence genome window below encodes:
- the LOC120961637 gene encoding histone-lysine N-methyltransferase ash1 isoform X1 encodes MTIVKSNTADAAGTNPADNAKSPLSSSSSSSSSSDSDDGSDSSSDSDSSSASTSKTSSKQSSGGGGGGGVPPEKPQQFSVMSSDSAGLRMKIAIPRSQSNATPTPSPTASLGSNHQHQQLMQQDSLPAGGGVAADRRQKNAENVHGGERASPAGSSTKVDSFKDGTTKKGSNAAKSAMVAAVEASSTRARAPPLSTAQQRVSSEGGGSKALTATAASRKQGSRMLPDDKREERGRTMHTKARKRRSSSGNDGSSAGRTKKSVSESDSSSASSSFSSCTSNSDSDTSSTAGDNSNHHQQQQDDKAKQAVGGGRHARTAASAAVASGSAIAAGKKQKILKRKKASRTATSSSSDEEDEEDLPSGRSGSKSGTANRTNEFTSSDSSSSDEDGKAFAAMRTKAKSLQSTKGSGKDGNGLLTLTDGSAGGLLLNRPPLSTSTPAKQHGAFPPTLGGGMSSAGDGGLTAEGGSCSSDNELPALVSAAIRRVESGSDAESIRGLSAPTQQYTSSLLRDFVVKTQMLGTVGGGGAGAMPAGVSGSAANSAGGGGGGGGSPSSSSSSSSSSGSSSSSSSSSMEEGADPAIGSAGPGPGGGGGGGVAAFELDVRKIKTESPVPSTLPPASVGRNTPLVNGLTTGGMKTTDLPVPAPAPKRRGRPPKSSLQAAPAPPPAARPTGSSRSVTIPTVSESPDSGILSTHSSTGSPKTDKTRSASHLRSTVGATSSSTSSRRSKLEARGSASSASSAILSAGGAAYAANSVLPAPPGAAGSGSRTSGAAASSYALTSCLDRNTYATERVLYPPRGPKKRGVGRPPKKDTAAHQQPVGAGRGGSANDPAARSQQQAEDRLDPHWQKIDISKKFHEPRLSGYKSDGGHSTICCSKRLASQSGYISDYGGVGASSGRSRLSGYKSDFSSRSRRSCSRAGGYRSDYGRAKSCGYRSDCSTRHRKQVRRKRRKKIGSHQQSQQQQHHNQHDHQHHNNNLSDRKNYNASSDGGGGGGSTKSASVGELEIMFMAGLTLGSTSDEDSSSTSSSTSSSSAESRESLFTDHSGVDRGANSSSGADKVKRATSGRGRKANVATTKPNAKLPRTPRKPTPPKTVAKGRGAAKAPRGRPPSSTTIDRRRKANHAKHGSNKLDSDDEDEDEEEEAELVVKRRFGDRVRTKPLQPAPKDPPTKPSVAATASVALKQKSSALVKKPGQRGRPPGVKKQPGGTGSTATAAALPAGKTLGSLDVLLAPKNSTAPVLPVNNFDRVVASMSGSNKQQPGSSEAKKSSIYTFSSTTVAPKNAFAAFLLRGAAADDGAKDDAEEGGRLLGVKKLPLSKANVIKNSEECSRRFQKSTSSFALGGIAGSVDLLARIADGTIPKASPTKSVCSKRSRRKSCASDRLEVMSVKSYGVIGSCGKIRQRRLSTMSRCSSRSAGSRHAAARMRRRKKRLRSMSVAPGTTAEMVSGGGGGNGGAAGGAASSSGLDLKLNVEIDRLSESFSGMCRIVGGTVNNEAGQASSGAGRSVSPPEEATATNAPAAATPTSGKGHQTKRSVKKRKASEHVTDSPSTAGGANAPGGGGGGAAALGNGGGAGGGGGTGKRRNKKTVPTQSPDDHKLPLKKRHYLLTPGEKGNNSDNNSGVDEMKTGSSAGNGGGVGGSSATAAGSNVDNGNSSTSGATGSGSGSANSSFTGSHTVLNPCAFASGARSSANSAATGSSISGAATKAVTPKKRHLLKSPEPGPVPTDTELQLQIKSSDSPLTIVNGGGASGTVGDAGSSPSDGHTAGRKAAVDGAVGGSPSNAAGQANPPVAGSKKKTNRQQEGSSISSSTVSRERQATGASGQPGTTSENSAGPQHRSTPPARPSVIQSSGSVHPAASSGAYSASSAGPPPGVFEPTVDLELVIPPPSSIPSLIAKVEMLDSPRLGGKDVAAAAGAIGSSSSGSSGNVATKLESEELQVLTAAQRKAAGLGASSALLATISTASASSEKVLEKLLTKTGAHHLLMKKKRKKPNRTGFPTVKKKKKKLPENDPLDDGLSVLDLKPEVGPDLFDSSNLTRHVPSEAEKTRMKERQQQHHPSTGKHAACDRVPKEGEPTDCFIERHTGVGRPRLSVVSLEKLQGKLPLPGGGSRDVATTPPATGGRGRKSVINPLAAEHQLAAHRSRGLRDEPPAAAAGTVGRKGKKRQEAPKPLPETAVGKRQKASMDTEIRSAKERNRSKSVSVASEQLPNIVRLSETLSKGAAAKENKENSRLPPGRPPSAAKRAGKEPATSAETSPQDDAAGVIRRTRSSSVALDPSEVKKLHHHHQHDAEHESAGKGASQSSTPVRPHSGGIAALHNEDSTSLDSMPLLKRLHSRSISRMQSVITPTVVIEPIATSPKTPGRPRGRPRTTSPITATETPNSPTATAGPGRGRPRTALALTGNPSAASMQRTPASPLSSPSPTVAAAERTAGRKKQRLDGRKSVPPGLAEPIESARLATRVTASKSVTPTPPVGTVIPTRLKRGKSDETLRAQQLEKPTKKPRKELPGSAEPSPETAAHLSKRSAIVSPIVEPVDPEETAHVLQPASSTEELEHDPLPPDEGPSDFLRLTDTPSPTSSGEARELAMGGAAAGGRGAGTSKKLPRKKYITAGLFSDCYKDDGTTGGEGRSGPKTPPETLLPPPAYCERFLRRTVRDFQLPYDLWWLQENGKLPGRNSVPSWNYRKIRTNVYYDVKANPSTDNNTQCNCKPDSGCQDDCLNRMVYTECVPEQCPCGDRCRNTCIQRHEYAPGLERFMTEEKGWGIRSRERISKGTFIMEYLGEVVTEREFKERMRTMYLNDTHHYCLNLDGGLVIDGHRMGSDCRFVNHSCAPNCEMQKWSVNGLFRMALFAMRDIPPNEELCYDYNFSLFNPSEGQPCRCGSEQCRGVIGGKSQRIKPIPLGSSGGGAGGPGGTGGQRNGSEAGADTDASKAAGADGTAGGNGASGALVVELSPRSAARSRKRQAKKNQPIVHLNGTPLPTFHPPSVKERALIAEHHCFLLRNLNKIRRQKERAATLASAGGGGNGGAGAAATESGGQGAAAGSDQTAGGSCKPSLASQISALRCPRNIRTRGLAFVEDDPELEKTARIAVALKDICTEIATLKDDKGVPFISKLQLPSKKKTPLYYERIPKPIDLAQIETNIEQGVYRMPKVFEEDLLIMLSNAIKYYGINSPEGIASEALKSHYYTCKQQQVPKLQAYIGEENELLRGFVPKKEPAEDAVPPKPKRGRRQEQPEDIIRCICGLFKDEGLMIQCSKCLVWQHIECTKADPAVENYLCEKCDPREVNYEIPLNEFTEEGYQYYVSLMRGKLQIRQTDTVYVLRDIPMSPDPKNPNAPVRKHTYETIGKIEYSECDIFRVESLWKDKEGRRFVYGHHYLRPHETYHEPTRRFYPNEVMRVPLYEVIPIELVVDRCWVLDPITFCKGRPVDSSEPHVYICELRVDKSARLFSKISRHSHPVCMKSYAFHKFEQKLKIAKTFAPHDLGSLAHLLSIRDKQKKGSKKDDGSGGQTSAGSAAGGSSGFGGAGGSHSGGSKKMTPIIQLLPPPPKTGLNTDRTLAVQPPTGGAKPTRTKTLAEKRNRLEQVLARLMQKLTLNPNALPVVDISYLLTGRGARLRRTNNSTPVPII; translated from the exons ATGACCATCGTGAAAAGCAATACAGCAGACGCGGCTGGCACCAATCCGGCGGACAATGCCAAATCGCCGctctcgtcgtcgtcatcgtcctcgtcgtcctccgACTCGGACGATGGCTCGGACTCGTCGAGCGATTCCGACTCGTCGTCGGCGTCCACGAGCAAAACCAGCAGCAAACAGAGCAgcggcggaggaggaggaggaggagtgcCACCagaaaaaccacaacaattTAGTGTTATGAG TTCCGATAGTGCCGGACTTCGAATGAAAATAGCCATTCCTCGAAGCCAATCGAACGCGACACCAACGCCTTCACCGACAGCGTCGCTCGGTTCCAaccatcagcaccagcagctgaTGCAACAGGACAGCCTTCCTGCCGGTGGCGGAGTAGCAGCTGATCGAAGGCAGAAAAATGCGGAAAACGTTCACGGCGGCGAACGCGCATCGCCCGCCGGATCCTCCACGAAAGTGGATTCGTTCAAGGACGGTACCACGAAGAAAGGATCCAATGCAGCAAAGAGTGCcatggtggcggcggtggaggcGAGTTCAACTCGCGCTAGAGCACCTCCACTTTCAACCGCCCAGCAGCGCGTGTCGAGCGAAGGCGGTGGTAGCAAAGCGTTAACGGCAACGGCTGCCTCGCGCAAGCAGGGCAGTAGAATGCTGCCCGACGACAAACGGGAAGAGCGGGGCAGAACGATGCACACCAAGGCTAGGAAGCGTCGGTCGTCATCGGGCAACGATGGCAGCAGTGCGGGTCGCACGAAGAAAAGCGTCAGTGAAAGTGATTCCAGTTCGGCCAGCTCGTCCTTCTCGTCCTGCACGAGCAACAGCGATAGCGACACGAGCAGTACCGCTGGCGACAACAgcaatcatcatcagcagcagcaggacgatAAGGCGAAGCAAGCGGTGGGTGGGGGACGCCATGCAAGGACAGCGGCGTCAGCGGCGGTCGCGTCTGGGAGTGCTATCGCAGCTGGTAAAAAGCAGAAAATTCTCAAGCGAAAGAAg GCCAGCCGAACCGCTACATCCAGCAGTAGCgatgaggaggacgaggaagaTCTGCCCAGCGGGCGCAGCGGGAGCAAGAGCGGTACGGCGAACCGGACAAACGAGTTCACCTCGTCCGACTCGAGCTCCTCAGACGAGGACGGCAAAGCATTCGCGGCAATGCGAACGAAAGCGAAGAGCTTACAGTCGACGAAGGGCAGCGGCAAGGACGGCAATGGTCTGCTAACCTTGACCGATGGCAGTGCAGGGGGGCTGCTGCTAAACCGGCCACCCCTCTCCACGTCCACACCGGCCAAACAGCACGGTGCGTTTCCACCGACACTCGGCGGTGGCATGTCGTCGGCCGGGGACGGTGGGCTGACGGCCGAGGGCGGTTCGTGCTCGAGTGACAACGAGCTTCCGGCGCTAGTCAGTGCAGCCATTCGGCGGGTGGAAAGTGGTTCCGATGCCGAAAGTATCCGGGGGTTGTCCGCCCCGACGCAACAGTACACGTCCAGCCTGTTGCGGGATTTCGTCGTAAAGACGCAAATGCTTGGCACGgttggtggcggcggcgcgggAGCGATGCCGGCGGGTGTGAGCGGATCGGCTGCCAAcagtgccggtggtggtggtggtggaggtggttcgccatcctcatcctcctcgtcctcatcgtcgtcaggctcgtcctcgtcgtcttcctcttcctccatGGAGGAAGGGGCAGACCCAGCGATAGGAAGCGCCGGTCCAGGCCCGggaggtggtggcggtggtggagtGGCAGCATTTGAGTTGGATGTCCGCAAAATTAAGACTGAATCTCCCGTACCTTCAACGTTGCCGCCTGCCTCGGTGGGCCGTAACACTCCGCTAGTAAATGGGCTTACCACCGGGGGCATGAAAACGACGGACCTGCCGGTACCAGCCCCGGCACCGAAACGTCGTGGTCGTCCTCCAAAGTCAAGCTTGCAAGCAGCACCCGCCCCGCCACCCGCAGCCCGACCGACCGGTTCGTCCCGGTCGGTCACCATTCCGACCGTTAGCGAGTCGCCCGACTCGGGCATTCTGTCCACGCACAGCTCCACCGGTTCACCGAAGACGGATAAAACGAGGTCGGCGTCTCACCTGCGATCGACGGTGGGAGCGACCAGTTCGTCCACCTCATCGCGCCGCAGCAAACTGGAAGCACGGGGAAGCGCTTCGAGTGCGTCGAGTGCCATACTGTCGGCCGGTGGAGCGGCGTACGCTGCAAACTCGGTCCTACCCGCGCCACCGGGAGCCGCCGGGAGCGGAAGCCGAACGTCCGGCGCCGCCGCGTCGTCCTACGCGCTCACCTCCTGTCTCGATCGCAACACGTACGCTACCGAGCGCGTCCTGTATCCTCCCCGGGGGCCGAAGAAACGGGGCGTCGGGAGACCGCCGAAGAAGGACACGGCAGCGCATCAGCAGCCAGTCGGCGCCGGACGGGGAGGCTCTGCGAACGATCCGGCCGCCCGGTCGCAGCAGCAAGCCGAAGATCGGCTCGATCCGCACTGGCAGAAGATCGATATTAGCAAAAAGTTTCACGAACCACGGCTCAGCGGGTACAAGAGCGACGGTGGCCATTCGACGATCTGCTGCAGCAAGCGGCTTGCCTCGCAGAGCGGCTACATCAGCGACTATGGCGGCGTTGGAGCGAGCAGTGGGCGCAGCCGGCTGTCCGGCTACAAGTCGGACTTTAGCTCTCGCTCGAGGCGCAGCTGCAGCCGGGCGGGAGGCTACCGCAGCGACTACGGGCGGGCGAAGAGCTGCGGCTATCGCAGCGACTGCAGCACGCGGCATCGCAAACAGGTGCGGCGAAAACGGCGCAAGAAAATAGGCAGCCATCAgcagtcgcagcagcagcagcaccataaCCAGCACGACCATCAGcatcacaacaacaatctCAGCGATCGGAAAAACTACAACGCGTCGAGCGATgggggcggcggtggtggtagcaCCAAGTCGGCCAGCGTTGGCGAGCTGGAAATAATGTTCATGGCGGGGTTAACGCTGGGTAGTACGAGCGACGAAgatagcagcagcacgagcagcagtacgagcagcagcagcgcggaGAGTCGCGAGAGCTTATTTACGGACCATTCCGGTGTAGATCGTGgtgcgaacagcagcagcggagcgGACAAGGTGAAGCGAGCAACGTCTGGCAGGGGAAGGAAAGCGAACGTGGCTACCACCAAACCGAACGCAAAGCTTCCGCGAACGCCCCGAAAACCCACCCCGCCGAAAACTGTCGCAAAAGGGCGTGGAGCCGCAAAAGCTCCCCGAGGCAGACCGCCCTCCAGCACGACGATCGATCGGAGAAGGAAAGCGAATCACGCAAAGCACGGCAGCAACAAACTCGACTCGGACgatgaggacgaggacgaggaagaAGAGGCAGAGCTGGTGGTAAAGCGACGGTTTGGTGACCGCGTCCGGACCAAACCACTGCAGCCCGCCCCGAAAGACCCGCCGACGAAGCCTTCGGTCGCTGCGACTGCTTCCGTCGCGCTGAAGCAAAAGTCGTCCGCGCTGGTGAAGAAACCGGGCCAGCGTGGTCGACCACCGGGCGTGAAAAAGCAACCGGGTGGGACGGGAAGTACGGCCACAGCCGCCGCCCTGCCCGCCGGCAAAACGCTTGGAAGTTTGGACGTTCTGCTCGCGCCGAAGAATAGCACCGCTCCCGTGCTGCCGGTCAACAACTTCGACCGGGTAGTTGCGTCGATGAGTGGCAGCAACAAGCAGCAGCCCGGGTCGAGCGAAGCGAAGAAATCCTCCATCTACACCTTCTCCAGCACGACCGTCGCGCCGAAGAATGCTTTTGCCGCGTTTCTGCTGCGTGGTGCGGCGGCCGACGATGGCGCCAAGGACGACGCGGAGGAAGGCGGCCGGCTGCTGGGGGTCAAGAAGCTTCCCCTCTCGAAAGCGAACGTGATCAAGAACTCGGAGGAGTGCAGCCGGCGGTTTCAGAAGTCCACGTCCTCGTTTGCGCTCGGCGGCATTGCCGGTTCGGTCGATCTGCTGGCGCGCATTGCCGACGGGACGATCCCGAAGGCATCGCCCACCAAGTCGGTCTGCTCGAAGCGCAGCCGAAGGAAGAGCTGCGCCAGCGACCGGCTGGAGGTGATGTCGGTCAAGAGCTACGGTGTGATTGGCAGCTGCGGCAAGATACGGCAGCGGCGCCTGAGCACGATGAGCCGGTGCAGCAGTCGTTCGGCCGGCTCGAGGCATGCGGCGGCCAGGATGAGGCGGCGCAAGAAGCGGCTACGTTCGATGTCGGTGGCACCCGGCACTACGGCGGAGATGGTGAGCGGAGGTGGCGGTGGTaatggtggtgctgctggtggtgcggCCAGTTCATCCGGGCTCGATTTGAAGCTGAACGTTGAGATCGATCGGCTGAGCGAAAGCTTCAGTGGCATGTGTCGCATTGTGGGTGGAACGGTTAACAATGAAGCTGGCCAAGCATCGTCCGGCGCTGGCCGATCAGTAAGCCCACCGGAGGAGGCAACGGCCACGAATGCACCTGCCGCCGCAACACCAACATCGGGCAAGGGACACCAAACGAAGCGCTCGGTGAAGAAACGGAAAGCTTCCGAGCATGTGACGGATTCCCCCTCGACAGCGGGTGGGGCAAATGCaccgggcggtggtggtggaggtgccGCTGCGCTAGGCAATGGTGGCGgagccggtggtggtggtggtacgggCAAGCGGCGGAACAAGAAAACCGTCCCAACGCAGAGCCCGGACGATCACAAACTTCCGCTCAAGAAACGGCACTACCTGTTGACTCCTGGCGAGAAGGGAAACAACAGTGACAACAACAGTGGAGTGGATGAAATGAAGACCGGTAGTAGTGCGGgtaacggtggtggtgttggtggtagtagcgCTACTGCCGCTGGAAGTAACGTCGATAATGGAAATAGTTCTACGAGTGGCGCTACGGGGTCCGGTTCCGGGTCAGCAAATTCAAGCTTCACCGGCAGCCATACCGTGTTGAACCCGTGCGCCTTTGCGAGTGGCGCGAGATCATCGGCCAACTCGGCAGCGACTGGGTCTTCCATCTCGGGTGCAGCCACCAAGGCGGTGACGCCCAAGAAACGGCATCTACTGAAATCCCCCGAACCCGGTCCCGTCCCGACCGACAccgagctgcagctgcagaTTAAGTCGAGCGATTCTCCGCTGACGATCGTGAATGGAGGTGGAGCGTCGGGCACGGTGGGCGATGCAGGAAGCTCTCCGTCGGACGGACATACCGCTGGTCGAAAGGCGGCTGTTGATGGCGCTGTTGGTGGAAGTCCCTCTAATGCTGCTGGACAAGCGAATCCTCCAGTGGCTGGAAGCAAGAAAAAGACCAATCGCCAGCAGGAAGGATCGTCGATTTCGTCCTCGACCGTCAGTCGGGAGCGGCAAGCAACGGGAGCTTCCGGTCAACCCGGCACAACGAGTGAAAATTCAGCCGGGCCCCAGCATCGTTCAACGCCACCGGCACGGCCATCGGTTATACAATCGTCCGGATCGGTGCATCCTGCCGCCTCTTCTGGTGCGTACTCCGCCTCGTCTGCCGGACCACCGCCAGGAGTGTTTGAGCCAACGGTCGATCTGGAGCTGGTGATACCGCCACCCTCCTCCATACCGTCGCTTATCGCAAAGGTTGAAATGCTCGATTCGCCTCGCTTGGGTGGCAAAgacgttgctgctgccgccggtgCCATTGGGTCCTCCTCCTCTGGCTCCTCGGGCAATGTGGCCACCAAGCTGGAATCGGAGGAACTGCAGGTGCTGACGGCTGCCCAGCGAAAAGCGGCCGGGCTGGGAGCGAGCAGCGCATTGCTGGCGACCATCTCGACCGCGTCCGCCTCCTCCGAGAAGGTGCTGGAGAAGCTGCTCACCAAAACCGGCGCCCATCATCTGCTGATGAAGAAAAAGCGCAAAAAGCCCAATCGCACTGGCTTTCCCAcggtgaagaagaagaagaagaagctgccCGAGAATGACCCTCTGGATGATGGGCTGTCGGTGCTGGATTTGAAGCCGGAAGTCGGGCCGGATCTGTTCGATTCGTCCAACCTAACGCGCCACGTACCGTCCGAGGCGGAAAAGACGCGTATGAAGgaaaggcagcagcagcaccaccctTCTACAGGAAAGCATGCGGCGTGCGATCGCGTACCGAAGGAGGGCGAACCGACGGACTGCTTTATCGAGCGACACACGGGCGTTGGGCGACCTCGACTGTCCGTGGTAAGCCTTGAGAAGCTGCAGGGCAAGCTGCCTCTACCGGGAGGAGGTTCTCGCGACGTTGCAACGACACCGCCGGCGACGGGAGGCCGTGGCCGTAAGTCCGTGATAAACCCACTGGCAGCGGAGCATCAGTTGGCGGCACATCGCTCGAGAGGACTCAGAGACGAACCGCCGGCAGCTGCGGCCGGCACAGTAGGTCGCAAAGGCAAGAAGAGACAGGAAGCACCGAAGCCACTGCCCGAGACTGCAGTCGGTAAGCGTCAGAAGGCTTCGATGGACACGGAAATCCGATCGGCAAAGGAGCGAAACCGTAGCAAGAGTGTGTCGGTTGCGTCGGAGCAGCTGCCCAACATTGTGCGGCTGAGCGAAACCCTGTCCAAGGGTGCCGCGGCTAaggaaaacaaggaaaacaGCCGTCTACCACCCGGGAGGCCTCCTTCGGCAGCAAAGCGAGCCGGCAAAGAACCCGCCACGAGTGCGGAAACATCGCCGCAGGATGATGCCGCCGGAGTCATTCGCCGAACGCGCAGCTCCTCGGTGGCGCTGGATCCGTCCGAGGTGAAGAaattgcaccaccaccaccaacacgatgCAGAGCATGAGTCGGCCGGAAAGGGAGCGTCCCAGTCCAGCACACCGGTGCGTCCCCATTCCGGCGGAATTGCCGCACTGCACAACGAAGACTCCACGTCACTGGACTCGATGCCGCTGCTGAAGCGCCTCCATTCGCGCTCCATCTCGCGCATGCAGTCGGTCATCACGCCGACGGTGGTGATCGAACCGATTGCCACCTCGCCGAAGACACCCGGCCGACCGAGGGGCCGGCCGCGCACAACCTCACCCATTACGGCAACGGAAACGCCCAACTCGCCCACCGCCACTGCCGGACCCGGTCGTGGACGGCCTCGGACGGCGCTCGCCCTCACTGGCAACCCTTCGGCAGCGTCCATGCAGCGTACGCCCGCCTCTCCGCTCTCCTCGCCCAGCCCGACGGTGGCTGCGGCCGAGCGCACCGCTGGCAGAAAGAAGCAGCGACTGGACGGTCGCAAATCGGTGCCTCCCGGCCTTGCCGAACCGATCGAAAGTGCTCGTCTCGCGACCAGAGTGACGGCATCCAAGTCGGTCACGCCGACGCCTCCGGTGGGAACCGTGATTCCGACACGGTTGAAGCGCGGCAAAAGCGATGAAACGCTGCGAGCCCAACAGCTCGAAAAGCCCACCAAGAAGCCGCGAAAGGAGCTGCCGGGCTCGGCCGAACCATCGCCGGAAACGGCAGCCCATCTGTCCAAGCGATCGGCCATCGTGTCTCCCATCGTCGAGCCGGTCGATCCGGAGGAAACGGCCCACGTGTTGCAGCCGGCCAGCTCGACGGAGGAGCTGGAGCACGATCCGCTCCCACCGGACGAGGGACCGTCGGATTTCCTCCGGCTCACCGACACCCCCTCGCCGACGTCTTCCGGTGAAGCGCGGGAGCTTGCGATGGGTGGTGCTGCGGCCGGTGGTCGTGGTGCCGGCACGAGCAAGAAGCTGCCCCGCAAGAAGTACATTACGGCGGGCCTGTTCTCCGACTGCTACAAGGACGACGGTACGACGGGCGGGGAAGGCCGTTCGGGGCCGAAAACGCCCCCGGAAACGCTGCTCCCTCCGCCGGCCTACTGCGAGCGGTTCCTGCGCCGTACGGTGCGCGACTTCCAGCTGCCGTACGATCTCTGGTGGCTGCAGGAGAACGGCAAGCTGCCCGGCCGCAACTCGGTGCCGAGCTGGAACTATCGCAAGATCCGCACGAACGTGTACTACGACGTCAAGGCGAACCCGTCGACCGACAACAACACGCAGTGCAACTGCAAACCGGACAGCGGCTGCCAGGACGACTGCCTCAACCGGATGGTGTACACGGAGTGCGTGCCGGAGCAGTGCCCGTGCGGCGACCGGTGCCGCAACACGTGCATCCAGCGGCACGAGTACGCGCCCGGGCTGGAGCGCTTCATGACGGAGGAGAAGGGCTGGGGCATCCGGTCGCGGGAGCGCATCAGCAAGGGCACCTTCATCATGGAGTACCTCGGCGAGGTGGTGACCGAGCGGGAGTTTAAGGAGCGCATGCGCACGATGTACCTGAACGACACGCACCACTACTGTCTCAACCTGGACGGTGGTTTGGTGATCGACGGCCATCGGATGGGCAGCGACTGTCGCTTCGTCAACCATTCCTGCGCACCGAACTGCGAGATGCAGAAGTGGTCCGTGAACGGGCTGTTCCGGATGGCGCTTTTCGCTATGCGTGACATTCCGCCGAACGAGGAGCTTTGCTACGATTACAACTTCAGCCTGTTCAATCCCTCCGAGGGGCAACCGTGCCGCTGTGGCTCGGAACAGTGCCGTGGGGTGATTGGGGGCAAGTCGCAGCGCATCAAACCGATCCCGCTCGGTTCTTCGGGTGGCGGCGCTGGTGGCCCTGGAGGCACCGGTGGCCAACGAAATGGTTCCGAAGCGGGTGCGGACACAGATGCGAGCAAAGCGGCCGGAGCAGATGGTACGGCGGGTGGCAATGGAGCGAGTGGAGCGCTGGTGGTTGAGTTGAGTCCACGGAGTGCGGCCCGATCGCGCAAACGGCAGGCGAAGAAGAACCAACCGATTGTGCACCTGAACGGTACGCCTCTGCCCACGTTCCATCCACCGTCGGTCAAGGAGCGGGCACTGATCGCCGAGCATCATTGCTTTTTGCTGCGCAATCTCAACAAAATCCGCCGGCAGAAGGAACGAGCCGCGACACTCGCATCGGCCGGCGGCGGTGGAAATGGTGGAGCGGGTGCAGCTGCGACCGAGAGCGGTGGCCAGGGAGCGGCTGCGGGAAGTGATCAGACAGCGGGCGGGTCGTGTAAACCGTCGCTTGCGTCGCAAATCTCCGCCTTGCGCTGTCCGCGCAACATTCGCACCCGTGGACTCGCCTTTGTCGAGGACGATCCGGAGCTGGAGAAGACGGCCCGCATTGCGGTGGCGCTAAAGGATATTTGCACCGAAATTGCCACCTTGAAAG ATGATAAAGGAGTGCCGTTTATCAGCAAACTGCAGTTGCCATCGAAGAAGAAGACGCCCCTGTACTACGAGCGCATCCCGAAACCGATCGATCTGGCGCAGATCGAGACCAACATCGAGCAGGGCGTGTACCGCATGCCGAAGGTGTTCGAGGAAGATCTGCTGATCATGCTGAGCAACGCGATCAAGTACTACGGCATCAACTCGCCGGAAGGGATCGCCTCGGAAGCGCTCAAATCGCACTACTACACctgcaagcagcagcaggtacCGAAGCTGCAGGCGTACATCGGCGAGGAAAACGAGCTGCTGCGCGGGTTCGTGCCGAAGAAGGAACCGGCCGAGGATGCGGTGCCGCCGAAACCGAAGCGCGGCCGTCGCCAGGAGCAACCGGAAGACATTATCCGCTGCATCTGCGGGCTGTTCAAGGACGAGGGTTTGATGATCCAGTGCTCCAAGTGTCTCGTGTGGCAGCACATCGAGTGCACCAAGGCGGACCCGGCGGTCGAGAACTatctgtgcgaaaagtgcgatcCGCGCGAGGTAAACTACGAGATTCCGCTGAACGAGTTCACGGAGGAGGGCTACCAGTACTACGTGTCGCTGATGCGCGGCAAGCTGCAGATCCGCCAGACCGACACGGTGTACGTGCTGCGCGACATCCCGATGTCGCCCGATCCGAAGAACCCGAACGCGCCGGTCCGCAAGCACACGTACGAAACGATCGGCAAGATCGAGTACAGCGAGTGTGACATCTTTCGCGTGGAAAGCCTGTGGAAGGACAAGGAGGGGCGGCGCTTTGTGTACGGGCATCACTATCTGCGGCCGCACGAGACGTACCACGAGCCGACGCGCCGCTTCTACCCGAACGAGGTGATGCGCGTGCCGCTGTACGAGGTGATACCGATCGAGCTGGTGGTGGACCGGTGCTGGGTGCTCGACCCGATCACGTTCTGCAAGGGCCGGCCGGTCGACAGCTCCGAGCCGCACGTGTACATCTGCGAGCTGCGCGTCGACAAGAGTGCGCGGCTGTTTTCGAAGATTTCGCGCCACTCGCACCCGGTGTGCATGAAATCGTACGCGTTCCACAAGTTCGAGCAGAAGCTCAAGATAGCCAAAACGTTTGCG CCGCATGATCTTGGTTCGCTGGCCCATCTACTGTCGATACGGGACAAGCAAAAGAAGGGTTCGAAGAAGGACGACGGCAGTGGTGGACAAACGTCGGCCGGATCCGCTGCCGGCGGGTCGTCCGGTTTCGGTGGAGCCGGCGGAAGCCATTCCGGTGGTTCGAAGAAGATGACACCGATCATACAGCTgttgccaccgccaccgaag ACTGGCTTGAACACAGACCGTACCCTCGCGGTTCAGCCTCCGACGGGTGGGGCAAAGCCGACCAGAacaaag ACGCTAGCGGAAAAGCGCAACCGACTGGAGCAGGTACTGGCACGGCTGATGCAAAAGCTAACGCTCAACCCGAACGCCCTGCCGGTGGTGGACATATCGTACCTGCTGACGGGACGCGGGGCACGACTGCGACGGACCAACAACTCGACGCCGGTGCCGATTATTTGA